aagtaaatgcaaataaATACTGGCTATCCTTGTACGTAATGTATAAGTTCTTATACATTTCAGTTGCATGAGATCATCTTTACATAACCAATCACGATATCGGTTCCACCCAAAGATTTAGGTACTTTCCACACAGTCTTGCAACTAACAGTTGAAAATTGCAAAATTAGCAAAAGCATCAGCTTTTTCATGAATTATATTTTAAGCAATCTTATCACTTCCTTTATCTGCTAACTGTACTTGAGCAATATTTTACttcccctttttattttcctccatACTTCCTATGGGGAGCACGGAGTCTCCACACCCAGCAAATGGCCCATTCATCAAATGGCCCATTGTCAGGTGCTGGAGAGCCTGCCTGGGTGGGGATTGCTCCTGCCCTCTCCTGACCAAGTGGCTCAAGCTTCTTTTTAAAGAATTGTTTCCTGTtcccagccaaatcaagtccaaatccatgagtcagtccagactCATAAGTGGCCCTACACCCGGCAAACCTCTTCCACTCCTCACcgggggcttcagatacttccaaagtcttttggcagcaTCCTGGGTGCAGGCCCGAACCCACATTCCCCAGGTCTCCCATAGAGCAGTAAGGCGCCGAGCCCCCGCACTTGCAGCCAGGCTCAGCTTCCCTTGCCACCTCCGGCAGGTAGTTGCTGCTGTCTTGCGAGAGAGAGCCCCGAAGTTGGGCGTCTGCGTTCTGTCTCCCCCACTTTCTTGCCCTCTCGCTCCAAGTGCTTCTGCACCTTGGACTCTGGGATGGTTTTGCTGGTGGTGGAACTGCCCGGGGCTCCGGCATTTGTCCTGGCAGCACTCCCCACCACCGAGACCTTCAGCACAAGTGTGGGGAGGCTTGCAGCGGGAGAGGAGGGTGCCCTGGACGCCCCAACCCACTTCCAGTGCTGCACCGGAGGAAGTGTGGCCACAGCTCTCAAGGGGCAAGCCACCAGAGCACGAGCAGCCAAGCTGCTGGTGTTGCTAAGCTTGCTGGAGGAGGCTGGCATGCAGAAGTGTGAGTGGCCAGCCAAAAGCAAGTGCCAGGGGATGGATCTGGACCCACGCTTCCAGACAGACACCAGAACTCCCTAAACAAGGGGAAAGACCTTATCTGAGCCTAGTGCCTTAGATGTCTTGGGCACCCTGACAGCATAAGAAGCTTTAGGTTTGCTTTGCCTTGAATTGTCCTGCTTGTCACGAATAGGGGGTtgattcccccttctccctgttcTGTGCCCCCTGGCAACATATAGGGGGTGCACTTCCACCCCCcaagattggctgtgcacccctggAAGCACCAACCCCAAAACCGGAACTGCCGGCGGAAGTGCCCCTCcttgacatgcacacacattgtgATCTAGGAATAAGATAAGTGTGTCACCGcggcatcaggatctgggagcgagggggcggggagggaacgCTGCCCGAGGTCATGGAGGTGGGAACGCTCTCACCTGGGGTTTTTCAATCTTCCTCCTCAGCCAGGGCCACGGCCTCGGTGCAGGTCTCCACACCGTGCCCTGACTCCCAGCTCCGCATCTCCCGGGGCAGGagggccaggaactgctccagcaccaccagctccagcatctgctccctgctgcggcgctgcggctccagccagcgctggccGAGCTCTTGCAGGAGGCTGAAAACCTCCCGCAGCCCCTCAGCTTCCAGGCTGCAAAGGCCCCTGAAGCCTTGATGCCAGCTGggtctctggggtggggaggtcgtGCCCCGATGCCAGCTGTGGGGTCTTTGTGGGAAACTCGGTCTGAGGCGGGAGCTGCATGGCCTGCATCACCTCCTGCCCCCGGATCTCCTGGCGTTGGACTGGTTCCTCTTGCGCGGCGTCCAGATCCCTGGAGGAGGCAAGGAAGAGACCAGGGTCCCGGCCTACATGGATGACTTGAACGTCCTGTGCCAGAATAAGTGTTCAGGAGGAAGATCCCTGTGGCACACACAGGTCTACGAAGcggcagcaggggccaagctcaatgtgagcaaaagcacctgcctggccACGGGCGAGCTCGGGGGCCTGGAGTCCCCGGGGGGCTCGGTCCCCTGCGAGGGGGTCCAGGTCCTTGGGCTGGAGGTTGACGCAGAGCTGAGCGGAAGAAGAGCCCGGGAGAAGGAGGCCGAGGGGAAGTAGGGGGTGCAGGGCCTTGGGGggccctccccagagccaggagccgaGGGACCCCGAAACCCAAAGACAGGTGGCAGCTTGGGGGACCCCGAGACCCCCAGAACTGCACGTGGGGGGACCCCGAGACCCAACCGGAGCGGGCAGCATCACGGACCCGACACCCCCTGACCTGAGCCCCGCCGGGGCCGACACTGGGGAGCCCGACACCCCCAGGGCCGGACCCGACACCCCCAGGGCCGGACCCGACACCCCCAGGGCCGGACCCGACacccccagggccagcagcaccGCGGCCCCCTCGCCCCGACCCGCACCCCGTCCCCCAGCTCGGGCCGGGGCGCTCGGGTGCCGCCCCCCGCACGGGGCAGGGCGCGGGGGGCCCGGTCCTGGGGCACGAGAGAAGGAGGTGCCCGGgccccgctcctgccccggccGCCACCCCGGCCCGGGCGGCACAGCGGGGTCGCGGGGCACCGGAGGGGGGGCGGGCCGGCGAGCGCGGCTCGGGGTGGGGCCCAGGCAGCAAAGGgttaacggggggggggggtctgcgctccgctcccagcagcccccgcggcgggtgtgtgtgtgccgcgggcggggcggggcggggcggggcgggacgcggagtgggcggggcgggggcgggggaggggggcccgCGGGAGGTGTGCGGCCGGCCGCGGGAGCTGTgccggggctggctggagccgcgGCAAGGAGCAGACCTGgcgctggtggtgctggagcagttcctggccgcCTGCTGTGGTGAGCAAAGACACTTTTCCCTGAAACAAGCTAGTCTGTCTGTTCAGAAGATGTCCCGGACCAGAGGCCCTTGTTCAAAACCCGAGTTCTTGCACTCGGAAACGCCTGTTATTGCCAGACAGCGGTCATGTGCTCCGCAAatgttccctcccagccccgtcCCTCCCAGATCCCAGCTCCCTGGTGACATATTTATCCCGTCCCCAGGTCACGCCGAGTGTGAAGGTCGAGGACGTGTCGTCAGACACGATGCAGCCCACAGGGGCACCGCAGGAGCCTGGTGAGTCCTGGCCGGAGCAGCCACGCGCCTGTCATGCAGACAGGCCTCTGGAAGAGTCGGGAGACGTGGAAACCTTGGGGCCTCGGGACAACCCACCTGACGTCCCCAGAGAGGatgccccgcccccccgggagcCAGGTGAGGTGCACGACAGAGGCCTGCACGTGGGTCTGGGTGCCCGAGTGTCTgtcctgcacatgggggagatgCTTGCGTGTCTGCCCCGcccatgaccaggctgcaaggTTCATACCcaggtggctgggctgggacagagctgatCCCTGcgtgtgcagctcccaggctggGGGCACCCATCTTTCtcgtgtgcagctcccagcacagagaggctGTATCTTGCTTGGGCCTTGTCATGCTGCCATGGTGACAATGAGGGATGTCATTCATGATCCTACACTCAGTGTTCACTGGCCCCGTTCTCCTCTCCCCGCGAGCCCTCTGAGCCCAATACGGGGCCGGTGCAGGTGTCGGGGAAATGAGACTCCCCAGTGGCCCCCGGCTGGTCCCGGTGCAGCtaacccagggctctgtcctgctgcagagtcccCTGGACCCGAGGAGACCGGGGAGGTGTCAGCAGACAACAGCTGCTCAGGCTGGTGCCCCAGACGaggcccttccccaggagcagggaaggagcgctGGCTCGACCCTTTCCCGCAGCCGGAGGCAGTGTCCCTCCGTGGAGAAATCTCTCTGCTGCAACATTTTGATGGGGTCAGCGCTCCAACACATCAGCGGTTCTTGTTCTCCAGGAAACATTTCACGTGCCCTCTAGAAAACTGGCcttgcatttcccctccccctccttaaaCGTGCACGCTGATAAAACCTCAGGCATCCCTCGAGCTTCTTTcccagggagcaatttcccagcAGGCTCTGACGTGCTGTGTTCACCACCCCACGCTAGGACAGAGCTGttggggctcatctccagtgTCATCCCATGGAGGTCTGTTAGGAAGACCTATGGGATTTTGTCTTTGTTCTCCCCCTTCTTCCACACTCTGAAGTCTACATTTTCCTTagtcccaggccagtccaggagacgagcagggctttcccggtgccagcagcaccagggctaacctgtgcactctcttcccacccgcaggtgcttgcaccctgagcagagcagagcagcagcctcctgaggcGGGGCCTGgaaacctggagctgcagaggacttccccagggagactAGAGGAGAGGAGTTCCCTGACACCTGAGCCGGGCCaagtgcagagggggcagggcaggcctccaaagcaggaggagagctgggaggtgagcagggcacctggTTCAGTCgtgggtgggagcacagctggggcagagcccaggaggagccaggggtgctgtaaGGAATGTGAGGAGTGGAGAAGACCTGAAGAGAGACAAGCCTGCGGTAGTGGAGGTTGCAAATGCACAAAGCTGGCATTGGCGCAGGAGTGGGTACAGTAGCCGATCCAGtcggcagctggactccatttcccagcagcccctgcccacatggctggggctggtctccatggcgaccccggccccagctgtgctgtgaGAGTTCAAGggtggggttgccatggagacaagCCCCAGTTGTACTGGCAGgcatcagggcagagcagggcagcttgctctggagccaagGCAGGGTCTTGATCTGTAGCCTGCGTGCTCCAGGCAGCGGCGCACAGGCAGGGGATTGAGCTCTGCCCttgctgcaggccaggctgtcaCCCCTGcagggagccggggcagagccgcgATCCCCTGTCCGCACGCCCAAGCAAACAGAACGTGATGAGCTGGGCTGAAGCCAACACGTGAACTCGTGTGTCCACAGCGACATCCACATCACGTTTCAGCTGAAGACTGGGGAATGGTGTACCCGTACCTGTCATGGCTAAGATTGCAATTAGTTGTAGCACAGAGTGATTGcagagagggctgtgggggctggaggcaggtgggacgggagacactgatggtgtaaTGCTTGTGACTGCAggtccgggaggtgtttgaggacgtggccgtGTATTTCACGCggagggagtgggagctgctggaagatgacgacaaggtgctttaccaggaccagatgctgaagaatttcaacaccctcgtttccctgggtaaagctctggttcttgttTCTCCTTGGAGATATGTGAGCTCTGGAGTTTTGTAATTGTCTCCCTGTGTTTCAACAGTCTCATCCTCATGAACCTTTCTATCCACTTCgtccccactgctctgtcagtGATCAGGCTGGTTTCACATTTCAACCTGATATATCCACCTTCATTTGATCCAGCCACCTTCACTTGCGTCTGCCCCATTCTTATAACTCCTGGTTCTTCCATATGCAGCAGTTTCTTGCCAGCGTGATTTCCCTTTGCCGTTTCAGTGTGTGCATATCCTCTCCAGTTGCTGTTTCTTGGAGaattattctgatttcctccctgcctggcctatCATGTCCTCTCCAAGCACATTTAACAATCCTAGCATGCTCAGTTCTGTGAGATCTAAATCCCCTTTCTGCTCTCGTTATGACCCAGCAGAAGTTAACAGAAAGTCTTATTGGCCCCTGTTGCTACAGCAGTGGCTGGTGCATTTCCTCAATTCTTCCTCTAGTGACGTATGTACGTGTGATGTAACTGAAGTATTTCTACCGGGGGGTCACTGGAATcgtctgtccacatcccttcctaACATGTTCATCTCCATAGACCAGACTCTCTGGCTTTGCTGTGTTTCTGTTAAGACCTGTGCTCTCCAGCCCTCTCTGCCATTCTCAAAAGTTTTCTTGTACTCATGCTGAAAACCCTCTGCAGACCAGATGCCCATCATTGTGATTAAAAAAACTGGGCTATGTGCAAGACCTAGTaaaaaccattttcatttccagAGTATCTCTAATACAGGGGCTTGTTCTGGGTTGTGCGCAGGGTTGAGGTACTTACCTTTTACTAGgtcagttagcttttctgatgcgTCCTTTTCTGAATTGGTCCCTCTTCCCAAAGAAGTCGCATTGTCAGCCACTTGTCCTGTATGCTTTCACTGGCTCCAGTCTCATTTTAAACCTTCACTGACCTCACTTTCACTCCTTTTGCTGGAAATAAACTGATAGCGTTTTTtaaatctaatataataaagggcttagtccgtctgtcCGTCCGTCTGTCCGTGAGGGTCTTGGAGCACTCTGAAACAACCAGTCAGAATGCTCcaagagcgttatggacagaggggatggagcgggggccctgctcctgggaggtggcggcagTGCGGGCTGGTGGGTGGAAGCGCTCcgtccccacccccatcattgtTGACGGGCAATTCGCTCATCTATCCATACATAAGTGTGTTCAATGTCTCTTCTTTTTGGTACCTTGAAAGTGTAAAAGCTTTACCTTTCTGCTCCCTAGTACATCACGGATCACGACATCCATTTGCCTGTCCCTGGTGACCCTGTcagttttaatttcctttctaaACCAGGAGTGATTGGTGCTTTGTTTCCTATGACaatccctccaccccctgggTGACAAGCAACATCATCTGTTGAAGGCTTCTCCCTGTAGTGGCTTGTCTTTCACCTTAAATGCCCATTTTCCCATGTCCATCAAGGCCCTAATAGAAACGTTATGTTCATCAGATCGATTCCCCAAATCCCAGCTGGTTATTCTGCATGCAGTATCCAGTCACAAACcctctttaaccactgccccaaacaggatatcgaggtcctgcacctgacttaatctgcagcatccagcaaggacaagtggagctctgggtctgtgatgatgaggactGTGGGGAAATCTCAAGATCTGACGACCTGCTAGCAGGTGAGTTGTGGCCCTCCTCCCTACTCCCCTCTCAGTaatgctccatgcccagagcCCCAGGGGATCCTGGAAagtgcagacctgccctgtgctaccattccagggtgctgacctccAACACAGTATATTATGGTGTAATGTGTCCAGGCAGGTGTTATTCCCACTTCCTGAAATTCAGCAATGTGGAGACAAGTAACTGTTACTTTCTTCTCCCTCTAATGACAGATTTTAGGGGACAGTCAGGTTTGCTGTCTTGATTTTTTCGACTCAGATTTGGTTTCCCTGGGCTGCTACGATGTTAagtttccattttcactaacAACGTAAGAGTTGATTCCTCAGATCCAGGTAGCCATACCTGTGTAACAGGATCTCCCAGAGCatgatgggatttgtagtcccaCATGGAAACCAGCATGGTATGCAGAGGCTCTGTGTAGCCATTAGTGTGGGGCAAGAAAGAAGCTGATGCTTTCCCTGGCTTCCCCTGGTCAGGTTGACCTAGGACCCAGGAAGTGTTTCAtcatggtctcaggctgcatgaaaTGGCTCCATGGCACAGGTGAGATTCAGAAGCTTTCAAGTTGTGGGTGGAAGTGAATCCCCCATGGTTTGCACCAAAATTGCCAcctttcagtttaatctctggaGCCCTGAGTGTCATGAAGCCCAAAACTCAGCACTGAGTCTAGGTTTGGGTTCATGTCTCTGCCTTAGACCCGGTGCAGACTCCTGTGACATGGAGGCCACCTGAGACCTGTCAGTGGAGGAAAGGtccatgggctcattccctgcaccagacgttgctctggaagcaggcaggaagtaTAGCCCTGCTCCTTTCAGAAGAGAGCAACAGCTGTaagtcctcccctcctcctcaggcTGTTAGAGCAAGGCGCTATTCAGGCACTGTCCTGACGCACATGTCCTGTACGTACTTCTGCTAGCAGGGTCTGAGGTAAGAGgcctgagagctgggccagaaaccctgAGAGTCCAGCTCTGAACTCCACCGAGTAGGGAACATTAGCTGGGCacagggacctgcccctccctcgcccccagcacttggggttttGGCAGGAAGACCTTGTTTTCTTGAGGGAACCCAAGCGCTAGGTCCAGACCTGCTCTGAGGTCCATCCCAGCAGAAGACATAGCAGTGTTTGCCCtttgccagcagggcagggactaatctggaGTTTTActtccccatgcaggaggtgcctggctgctgagcagagctgaggagcagcctcctgtggaagggcctgcagacctggagccagcATGGACTTCCCTAGGGAGTTTGGGTGAGGTTGGCTCCTGGAGACCTGAAAAGGAGCAGTGGCACACGAGTCAGGGGAGGCCACAAAACCAGCAGGAGAATGTGGCAGTGAACCAGGTACCATCTGCAGTTGAGCATGAgagtggagaaggggcagagcctagaaagagccctgggtgcagggaacaCTTTGTGGAGCTGAAAGACCTAAAGACCTGCTGGAAAGATGcactgcatcccagccaaggcattggGAAGTGGCTCAGAGGAAAGCAGGAGCTTCCTgccaagcagaggggcagagcctacccctgccccaaggTCAGGAAAACCTTTAACTGTTCATCATTCTTGGCTCTTCACAAGATAAGAAACCAGGGAAAAACCCCCTGCATGCACcaagtgtggaaagagcttcacctgcctctcTACCCAGGCTGCTCACTGTCAGTCCTACGTGAGGTTATCCTGGGATGCTTCAGGCTGAAAGACACCCAGAAATATTAtcagtgggcaaagcaccccaaGGCTTGCAGGGTCTGTGTGCCTTGTGCTGCACAGACCCCATCAGAGACCAGTGCTGGGATGGTGGCAACGTTACTCCAGGCTTGCGGTTGTTCCCCAGGAAGCAGGACATCCAGCTATAGGCATCCCATGTGAGACTGCTGAAGCTAGGTTTTTGGGTTGGCATAATGAGGAGGGTGGCTCTGAGTAGTAGCACGCCCTACTATGCCGCCACAGCCGTCACccattttttctccctgtctTTGCCCCAGCACATCCACCTGGGCAAGAAGACACACCGCTGCACTGCGTGCTGGAAGAACTTCATTTGCtggcaagacctgtcccagcaccagtgtgtgcagcactgctgcaccaagtgtgggaagagattcaggcagctgtccagcctgtccaggcaCTGGTGCACGCACACaagggagaaaccacatcagtgctcggagtgtgggaagagcttcactcactcctcTGGCTTGGCTcaacaccagcgtatccacacaggggagatgTATCattgctcagagtgtgggaagagcttcacccaattcTCCAAACTGGCCCGGCACtggcgcatccacacaggggagaagccatatcagtgctcagagtgtgggaagagcttcagctgGTCCTGccgcctgtcccagcaccagcacatccacacaggggagaagccacatacatgctcagagtgtgggaagagctacgCTAGTTCCTttggcctggctcagcaccagcgtatccacacaggggagaaaccacataaatgctcagagtgtgggaagagcttcactagGTCCTttggcctggctcagcaccagcgtatccacacaggggagaagccagttcggtgcttggagtgtgggaagagcttcactcagcgctcccacctggcccggcaccggcgcatccacacaggggagaagccatatcagtgctcaaagtgtgggaagagtttcagccggtcctcccacctggcccggcaccagctcagCCACAcgggggaaaagccacatcagtgctcggagtgtgggaagggcttcagcctgtcctcccacctgacccagcaccagctcagccacacgggggaaaagccacatcagtgctcagagtgtgggaagagcttcacccagttctccagcctggcccagcaccagcttattcacacaggggagaaagcacatcagtgctcagactgtgggaagagcttcatttaTTTCTCCTACCTGACCAGACATCGGCTCATCCACACGGGGGAAAAACCACATTgctgctcggagtgtgggaagagattcactcGATTCTCCCACCTGGtccagcaccagcgtatccacacaggggagaaaccacataaatgctcagagtgtgggaagagctacgCTCACtcctctggcctggctcagcaccagcgtatccacacaggggagaaaccacataaatgctcacagtgtgggaagagctacaCTCAGTCCTCTGGCCTGGCTAAGCACCAgtgtatccacacaggggagaagccatatcagtgctcagagtgcgggaagagcttcagcgAGTCCTCCCAagtggcccagcaccagcttatccacacagggAAGAAGGCACATCACTGTTTGGAGTTTGGGAAGAGCTTCACGTCCTCCTCCAGGCTGGCTCGGCACCGGGTCATCCacatgggggagaagccacatcattgctctgagtgtgggaagagcttcagccagTCCTGCCACCTGGCCAAACACCGGCTCATTCACACGAAGGAGAAGGCACATTAGTGCTCAGAGTGTGACAAGAGCTTTAGTCGATCTTTGCACCTGGCctggcaccagctcatccacatgGGAgacaagccacatcagtgctcggatTGCGGAAAGCGCTTCAACCGATCTTCTGACCTagcccggcaccagctcatccacacagggaaaaaaccacatcagtgcttggaTTGTGGGAAAGGCTTCACCCAGTCATCCAGCTTGGttaagcaccagcgcatccacacaggggagaagccacatcagtgctcagagcgtgggaggagtgagtgaagctcctcccacctggcccggcacaAGCTTGTCCACATAGAGAAGAAACCATATCAGTGGTCAGTGTGGGAAGTGCTTCCCCCACTCTTCTACTGTGGCCCAGCACCAATGCATCCACATCCAGGATCATCCATAATTGTGCCAGCAAAGCAGGGAGGGCTTTGGGATGTCTACCCACTCAGCACCTACCACTGTCTGTAGCCAGGCAAGTAGCCTCATTCTAGTGGACTGCAGCAAGAGTTCCCCCATGATTCCCCTCTGGTAGGGCCCTGCAGAGCCCAAAGGGCACAAATTCTGTCTCTGAAGACTTGATGAGGGGAAGGGGTTAAGAGGAAACATCTCAGCTAGATGCCAGCCCAGATGCCGGGGAAACCTGTGAGGAGATGATCTTTGCATCTGCCTTGGAGCCTGTGCCATCCCCATCTTTCTCTAAAAGCAGCCAGTGCTTCCAGGGTCAGGTGAAGTGCCTTCACGATAGGATGCCTTCCTGTAGACAACTGGGTCCAAATGCCACCCGGGTACAAATGCCACCCAGGGACAGGGACTGTTCGTCTGCCTCCCAGCTTAGTCCTCCTGCTCCCAGGGTTGTGGCGTGTGAGGCTCTTGCATTGCAAGAAGGAAGCCGTATATGGCTGGGGAAGCACTTCCTGCCTTCCACCTTgaccttccctttcctcccaagCACATCActctgctcccaggcctgcacGTGCCCTTTGGAGTCTGCAGGAAGCTGCTACTGTCACCCCGTGAGCCCAGTTTGGCAGTTTTGCTTCTCAGCCCCTTGTCACAACTGCAGCATCATTTGCCAGCTGCCCCCGCCCTCCTTCCTTTCTCTATAACAGAGTCCTTTCTAATCAAGCTCCACAAGTAACAGAttcatagttattaggggctggaagggacctgacagatttttgggtccagctcccctgtgcttgggcaggaaagagcactagatccagtcctccagctgcggtctcactaaggccaagtagagcaggaggatgacgtcTTTAGACTTGCTCGAGATGCCTCAGCAGATGCATGggagtgtttgattagctctgccagctacagcatcacattggtgtctcatgttcatgttgtctgtcatgacacccaagtcccgttcagttgtggtgctggcaagcgtagcactgccatgcctgtaagtgtgttgtggattatttctccccagatggagctgTAAAGAAATCCTTTTTCTCTTGGTGGCCTCCCTTCCTGgagtctgcccagccccacctctggtTTCCAACTCTGGCTGCTGGATCCACCTGATCTCCTAGGTGTTGCCAGTGGGAGCTGGGGACTCAGTCTTCCTTTGTTCCAGCTTCCTGCCCAGATACTTGGGAGGCACTGGTGTCTCCGCCGGGGTGGGGGCATTGCTGATGTTGCTCCAGCTAACTAGCCTGCATCAGCCGTGCTCTGAGGATCCTGGATTTTGGTTGGAGcttagtgatgaggtcagaaaagtgaTAAAAAGAGGTCGCTCTCTCTTGGGAGAGGCTGACATTTTTGGGGATGCTGAAACAAGCAGAAGGACTCCAGACCTCCATCAGTCTGTGGATGGacatgtgagtaacttacctgaaatttCGCCAGTAATTTAGGATTAAGCGAAGTAGACATGTATCAAACGGGCCAACGAGcccattctgttttgctcaaggtgTTGTTTTTCTAATACTCTTCTATCCTGTACTCCTTCCCCAGTCTCCCTCGCTCAGATTCATGAAAGCTATCTGTTCTAGCACACCTAGCTGCGAATGCTTGAGAGGAGGGACAGGCCTTTACACTCCTAGCACAGCTCAGTGGATTATTACCTGAAACCATTCTGGGTGGCTCCGGGCTATACCAGCTATACTACCAGTGGGAAAAGCAcccccaaggtctgcagggtCTGTCTACCCCAGGCGGCACAGAGTCCTAacggagcccagagcccaggggatggcagtgattaccccaggcttgcagctaTGGGGTTGGTTGGATGTtagcaccccaggggagacacctgaAGCATGGTTTTGGTTAGGCacgtgaggtgggtggctcagtgtagTAGCACCCCCTACTATCCCACCACaagagtactttgcatttctctgtattaaacaacagcaggttgaggtctgcccacttcacaagcctgtccaggttgaccTGTAGTTCCAATCTGTCCTGGgccatgaccacactcccccataggttggtgtcatcagcgaactttgccagtttgcttttaatacccgCCTTCAAATCATTGGTGagcatgttgaaaagcactggtccgagtactgagccctgagggacaccaccggTCACCTtccaaaggcctttttgaaatccaagcaTATggcatcaacctcatttcctgtATGCAGTGgagagttacctgatcatagaaggaaatgaggttggtctgacacaacctgcctgtgacaaagccatgttggctgccaTTCAGAATACTACTTTCTGTTAGCCTGTTAGTGATggg
This sequence is a window from Alligator mississippiensis isolate rAllMis1 chromosome 15, rAllMis1, whole genome shotgun sequence. Protein-coding genes within it:
- the LOC132245823 gene encoding zinc finger protein 708-like, encoding MQPTGAPQEPGESWPEQPRACHADRPLEESGDVETLGPRDNPPDVPREDAPPPREPGACTLSRAEQQPPEAGPGNLELQRTSPGRLEERSSLTPEPGQVQRGQGRPPKQEESWEVREVFEDVAVYFTRREWELLEDDDKVLYQDQMLKNFNTLVSLGYRGPAPDLICSIQQGQVELWVCDDEDCGEISRSDDLLAGGAWLLSRAEEQPPVEGPADLEPAWTSLGSLGEVGSWRPEKEQWHTSQGRPQNQQENVAVNQHIHLGKKTHRCTACWKNFICWQDLSQHQCVQHCCTKCGKRFRQLSSLSRHWCTHTREKPHQCSECGKSFTHSSGLAQHQRIHTGEMYHCSECGKSFTQFSKLARHWRIHTGEKPYQCSECGKSFSWSCRLSQHQHIHTGEKPHTCSECGKSYASSFGLAQHQRIHTGEKPHKCSECGKSFTRSFGLAQHQRIHTGEKPVRCLECGKSFTQRSHLARHRRIHTGEKPYQCSKCGKSFSRSSHLARHQLSHTGEKPHQCSECGKGFSLSSHLTQHQLSHTGEKPHQCSECGKSFTQFSSLAQHQLIHTGEKAHQCSDCGKSFIYFSYLTRHRLIHTGEKPHCCSECGKRFTRFSHLVQHQRIHTGEKPHKCSECGKSYAHSSGLAQHQRIHTGEKPHKCSQCGKSYTQSSGLAKHQCIHTGEKPYQCSECGKSFSESSQVAQHQLIHTGKKAHHCLEFGKSFTSSSRLARHRVIHMGEKPHHCSECGKSFSQSCHLAKHRLIHTKEKAH